CAGCAAAACAAGCAGCTCGCAGCACTGCCACATCTTGATATTCCtgtcagctgcttctgctgcaagcTTTGCACCCCCTTCTCCTTTGAACCCTTTTTCTCTGGTGAATTTTCTTGTCTTgatttctgggggggggggggggaggcaagGCAGACAAGATTCCACAAAAACCGAGGGTCATCCCTCAAAACCCAGCCCAAATGCAGGAGCTGAGCACGGCAAGACCAGAGACCCAGCCAGTGCGGGGCTGGTGTGGGGTCAGGCTGTACCCCCACAAACCTGACTTGGGGGCCAGTGGGGGGCCATGCCCCGCGGTGTGTGGCACCAGCCAGGCATCTCCGAGCCGACAGAGCCCTCGTGCACCTGGGCAGGCCCTCGGCAGCACGacctgccccacagcccagcGTGTGTGCCTGCAGAGCGGCCACGGCAAGCTCCTCGGGCTGTTTCCCAGTTGCTGAGCAATGGTGGAGGGCTGGGAAAGTACAAGCTGAGATTCACCCTGCTCTCATCTGGGGGAAAAAGCTCCCCTTGGTGGCTTCGAAAACAAAACATACCAACACCCTTCTTACCCAGTTTGAAGGAAAcattgacaggaaaaaaaaaaaagtgcacatcATTTATCCACCTCTGTCCAGGAATCCCTGGAGAATCTCCATGTCTTAGAAAGCTGCAGGACGTGCTGCAAGCAGCAGTGCCTTGTTTCCTTCCTGCAGACCAGAGCGGTCTGATTCTGGTGCTGGATAGTGGTGCCATGAGAGGCAGCCCGTCAGGCACTGCCGAGCATCCCGTTACTGCCAGAGATGCCGGGGTGTTCGCCCTGGTCGCTCTTGTCCATGGGAGAAGTTAGGAGTTTCTTTCACTCTCACCCTGTGCCATTGAAAGAGGGCTGCCTGCTCAAGCTGTTAAGACAACATTTATGAGTACAAGCAGGCAGTGAGATAAGATAGGGCCGGGAATGCTGACAGTGCTCTGACTGGCAGGCCAAGCAGCtactgcagctcagccccacagcacaTTCCTCTGCTGTTTTCTAGGCTCTGAtctgaggagcaggaggaaaaattCCTGCTTATGCTATCATTACACCTTGAGGCAAGCCAGGGCTTGTGCCCCTGAGCAAGCAAGGCTGATTTACCTACGCCCTCGTCCTTAAACTGAATGGAAATCCAGAGAGATGCTGAAGGCAATACCAGCTGTGTATTTAGGTCGTGCACTCAGCCAACAGCTGTCCTGAGCACACCGAACAGCAGAACAAAACTAAGCTTGCATCCTTGTAGGAGGTTGCTGTAGGGCAAGGGAGCAACTTGCAGTTAGCGTGGGCTGGTTGTGATGAAGCTCCTGGCTCACGCCTGGTCTCACCACATGGTCCTGCCCCTAGCTctttgcttccttccctccatgTCACACCAGCTGCCCGGTGGGGTCGGCCTGGCATGGTCCCACTGCTGGCATAGCCAGGTGGGGTGGCAGGCAGGGAGATGGCgagggctgcagggaaggatCAGTAAGCATCTAAGAACCAGACACCAGCTAGCTGGGCAACTCAGTTCAGGGAGAAGTGGTGTGTGACACATTTACCCAGCAGCAATACCTTTCTGTCACAATATTTTACCGGATCAGCAGTAAAACAGCAGCTCCTCCGCCTTTGCCAGACCTCCCTCCAGGCTGTTGACCTTTTCAGCAGCAAGATTGTGCTGTTGAAGGTGGAAAATGAACTCTCTGACTCTGCTGTATTTGTTTAGCAACTGAAATATGCACTCTGAGGAGTGAGAAGTCAGCAATGGGAATCGCTAGCTGTGACCTGCGCTTGTGTGACTGAACAATGCTGAACAAGCTCACTGCAGGCgaggaggctgcagagggagTTGTAATACCTTACCTTCACGGCATTCCTCAACTGTTTCTTTCAGTGCCAAAGACATGAAGCATCGTCTAGGTGTCTTGCTGCAGAAGTCAGACTCCTGTGACTACAGCTCTTCCCAGGGCAAGAAGGAGAAACTCTCTCCGAGCCAGAGGTAAGAGCAGATGCTGCCTTGTAGCTAAGCAAAGGCTGGCTGCAGTGTGTTGTTTACTCCCGCACTGAGCTGAACTCATTTGCATTTCTACTGCTGCTTTTTAGCACCTCCCGAATGCTTTTGTGTTTGAATCCAGCGTGTCTATAGTCTTCAGGTATTGGTAGTCCCCTTCCAAGAAGGTGGGACTAGAGACTTCCAGAGGTTTCTTTCTGCCAACATTTCTGTGACTCAGGATGCATGTGCACAGTGAAAGGCTTGTGCGGGCTCCTGCACAGGGGAATAAGGCTATCCCAAGAGCCAGTACAGCTCGATACATTCCAGTATCAGGCACCCTGGTTCTTTGAGTTGGATTTGTGTAATGGTCCACACAGCTGCACAGAAATCGCGGCACGCAAAACAGACCTGCCAGATACCACAGCTCTCACTGAGCTGCAAGCAGATGTCCTTTGCAAGGACTCCAAAGGCCAAGATATGCTCTTGGAACAGATCAGCCCTAGGATATGCTGCTGTGATGAGAGGAACAAACACAGGAAGTGCAAACATGGCTTACATTTCCCAGGTTCTCCTCTTTTCCATGTATCTAGCGCTTCTCTGACAGGTTAAAGAAATCAGCTCTTTGGAGTTCCCTGATATGGGAACCTGTAAAAGTGATCCCAGGTCCATGCCTGAGCGGCAGATGCAGCCAGTCATAAAATAATCATAGAGTCAACaatttttacaggaaaagtCCCTTCCAGACCTTGGCTGGTGAGGGAGATTGCAAACTGGAATTTCTGTAGGTTACATCTAAGATCCTACAAAAGGAGGTCtacaaaaaaaatggggagagactctttgtcagggagtgtagcgacaggacaaggggtaatggctttaaaacatttaatattcttTGTGTTTCTCCCTTTGTGTTCTGCCAGGGTTAGCCAAGAGGAAGTCAAAAAGTGGGCAGAGTCCTTGGAAAACTTGATCCACCATGACAGTAAGTAAAGCGTGTGCTTCTGCTGGAGATGGTGAGGGTTTTGCCTGCAGTCAGTGTGCTTCGCAGTTCGGGGGGGGGCGCATGGGATGGTGCCTTTTGTCTTTTAGCAGCACACAGTAGCTCCTTGGGGAAGGGTGGTGATCTGTTTCTCAGATCCAAGGGATGATCCTGCTGAATCATGAGTGGGGCTTTGGCCGACTGCTGAGCAGCCCCTTTTTTGAGGGCAACCGTTTTAGCCCTGTGCAAGCTGATTTTAGGAGCGGCAAGACTGCAGCATGCAGTTAACATTGGGTTAAACAGGAGCCAAAAAGTGGAGAAACTTTTTGCAAGCTGAGCCCATGGGAGACCTAGTCTTCTTGTCGGTTCCAGACTACACTGATGTCCTTGAGGTTTCCTTCACGCCGTTCCCATGGCCTGAGAGCCTGCAGCGTGTGCTAGCTGCCTCCTTGGGGCCTCCTGGGAACACACGGGGTGCTTGTGTTGTCCTGGCTGAGCCACTGGAGGTCAAAGTGTGGGATGAGGCAGCTGAGGATCCCATGTGTGATGTCCCTGCAAGAATCTCAGCCTCCTTTGGCTTGCATGAGCTATTGCTGTGGAGGCAGGGGATGTTGCCAGCTGCCAGTGGCAGGGGACTTGTTCAATCAGCTCTGGGAGGGAGAATTCAGACTTGTTGTTTGGTGAGGCTCTGGGTTTCACAGGCGTGACTCTCTtacctgttctgtttttcctttaaacaatCTGTAGGAGGACTGGCTGCCTTCCGTGCTTTTCTCAAATCTGAGTACAGTGAGGAAAACATCGATTTCTGGGTCAGTTGTGAGGAGTACAAGAAAACCAAGTCGCCAGCCAAGCTCAGTCCCAAAGCCAGGAAGATCTATGACGAGTTCATCTCTGTGCAGGCAACAAAAGAGGTGTGTATGCAGAACATCTCTTGGGCATAGGTATTACCCTAAATCCTGAAACAGGCCAGAAGCACAGGGAAGTAGAAGTTTGGTAGTGTCAGAAGAGTTGAAGGGTGCTGCTTCTCTTCTACTTAGCAAGTAAATGGtgtcatttttattgctttaatgtTTAACTTGGATAGAGAGAAAGTGTGTTTAATTATGTGGCACACTCAAATGGGAGAAGCCCAAGAGGACCGTGATTGCCAGTGTTGCAGCTGCTCCCATGAAACTGCTGGAGTTTTCTGTCTGGCTGCACCCCAGAGGAGTATGTGTCAGTCTGCACTGACAGTTTGTCTGGCAGCAGAGATGCGTTGGTATCCAGCTGCACAGATTCTGTGAAGGCTGCAGGGTGTCTGTCAGACAGTTCAGACCACTGCCCATCAAGGACAGATTAAGCACATTTAGTGGAGTTGGGAGGCACTTAGATTTTCCCTTGTAATTTCTAACCATTTCTGGGACAGATTCTATTTATTCTGTCCCTTTGGCCCACACAGGTGAACCTGGATTCATGCACAAGGGAGAAAACGAGCCACAATATGCTGGAGCCTACGCTTTCCTGTTTTGATGAggctcagagaaaaatatttacccTCATGGAGAAGGATTCTTACCGCCGTTTCCTCAAGTCCCCCTACTACCTGGACTTGGTCAGCCCACCTGGTGCTGGCTGTGGGCCTGAAAGCTGCCAAAGAACCCACACTCACACCTTAGACTGCAACTCCAACATTATCTCTCAGTGTGCCTGAACCTGCAGCAAGGccaggagcaggctgggcaGGCAAGGAAATATTTGGCAGCAAAAGCATTCATTGGCATGAAGCAACAGAGCTGTCTTCAGTAGCTGTCTAATGTCCCAGTTGTGTCCCATGTCATGCAACAGCCAGCATTTGTAACCCAAGCCAGGCTCAGTTTGTGTAGCAAACCCTCCTCTGACTCCACCTGCGTAGGAGCCCTGGAGTCTGACGTGAAAGCTGGGCGAAATCATTGCGTGCCCGCAGTTCCTGACGAGCACCAAGCCCGGGAGGGCGGGAGCggtagggaagggaaggggcgCACACGCTAGAGCCCAGCACTAACCACGAAGGGACCAGTCCTGCCAGGCTGCGGTGTGACACCTAGCAAGGGGCGGGGGAAGCCAAGGGAAGTGGTGGGGACTGAGATCTCCCCTTTCTAACCAGCAACAGCTTAAGTGAAAAAGACTTGGTCTGCTCCTTAGCTGTTCATATAGCTCCCAGATGTTTAGGCTTTCAGTAGTATTGCTCAGAACTCGGGCTGTGCTGCATTACAGTGATCGGACGTGCGAGAAGCTCCTACTCTTTCTTGGAGACCAGAACTTTTCAGACTAGCAAACAGCCTCCTGTGGTCATCACAGCCCAAGCTGCATGAAAGCTCTCCCCTCAGCCGCTTTTCTCTCTGTAGCATCTAGTTGCAGCTGGCCAAGGATCTTTTCTAGGGCTGTACAGAGCTATTATTTTACAGGCAGTTCATTATTTCAAGCGTATTTATATCCTTTATGCTCCCAGACTTAGAACGCCATCCTGATACCATAGCTGAGCAGAACAGGAACATGTTCCTTCTCCCAGGCTGACACTTGTGCATTACTGTCTCTGGGAGTGCCATCTGAATTCAGGTTTGCCTGCCCCGACTTGTATGAAGCAGTTGGTGATGGCACAGGACCACTACCACAACAGCTGAGGAGGAAAGGCCCTGCTTGGGAgtgtttgagaaaaaaatcaaaataaaatgttatgtttttgaGTTTGTGGTTGAGTAACTGCATTACTCACTTTGTCCTGAAGGTGGTAGGAGGAATATGCTGCCCTTGTTACTGCTCCTGGGCTGGCGATCGTGCTCTCCCCTTGGCCTTTCTCTAGCTGGAAATTGCTTCTCTGACAGCCGTGTGTTCCTTACCCTGCACCCCAGTCTAGACATCTGTTCTCACGCTGGGGTTTTGGTATGGCAGGGGAGGGCTGTGGTTGTCCAGTAGGTGCTTTGAGGTCCACAAAGAAGCATCTCTTttaacatttgctttattttgtatttattagtGTGCTGACACGTACCACCCTGCATGTTCAGCTACAAGATGGAGAGGCTTGCTAAAACTCTGAACATAGCTGAGCATGTggctatgttttcttttcccctggtACTGGGAACTCTTGATAACTCTTGCAAAGATGTATTAGCAATTAAATAACGATGAATAcattctaaataaaaaatgtttgcattagtCTCTTCTAAAGTGCCATTGTGTGAACCAAGGACTGCATGGTGATGCAATTCATTGACTAAGGTTCCTCTGAAATTAGTCTTTTGTAACTGGTCTCACTCAGACTGTTTTAAATCATAGTATGGTGAAATAGCCATTGTACCCTTCGGCTGTGCTCTTCTGCAGAGGAACCCATCCCTCAGCACTGCGagcctggggctgtggggagtCCTGGGCTTCCCGGGGTCCATGCTCTGCCTGACGGGGAGCAACTCTCCTCAccaaggggctggggcaggcacgGGGCCACCCCGAAGACAGCTGTGGAAGGGGGAACCCAAAGGAGCACCTTCTTGCTGCAAACCCCCAGTGTCctgcagtgactgcagctggggagagcCTCTCCCTTTGCCCAGGTGCGCTCACGGCCTACAGCAGGCCCAGCTGCCCCTCAGACAGATGTTTTCCCTATCACAGCTCAAGAGGGGAACACGTTTCAGCTCAGGGCTTGACCTAGCCCTGGGCGCAAATCCTACaagtgcagagctgctgcctgacGGCGACGTGGCGGAGGGTGAGCAGGCTGCCCGGGCCGTGCAGGCACCGGGGGGTTTCCTGCAGGCCGGTCTCCCGGGgtgatatttttattcctttttccagtttcttggGAACCTGCCACATCTGCTGCAGCCGAAGCTCTCAGAGGCCTTTGCTGTTTGCCAGGGCTTTGGGGAACAACTTTTGGGAGTGCTCTGTGGAAAGTAAGGATGTGCTGCCCCTTcagtgcaaagagaaaaaagagtcCATCGAGACGGTAGCAGAAATACATGTTTATATTGGATTACTGAGTGGTACAAGAATGTGGGTTAACACAACCAGTTCCTCAGTGCCCACCAGCACCCCGCATCACCACGCAGGAGACCTGTCTAGTGGGAATCACACAGAGACCATCAGACTGGGAGACAGCTGCTTGGATGTGCACGGAGCCGATCTGTTCCAGCCTCGGTCCGGTCCTTGGCCGGGGCACTCAGCACGCTCCTGCCAGGGAGCCCAGGCCCGTGACCAGGGGCTGGGACGAGCCCTGggacacccccagccccccgtgGGCGGCTGCAGCCATCCCGTGCCGGGGCAGAGCAGGGCGGTTCGCCCTGTGGCAGGTGAGGTGCGAGGGCCCGGCCGCTGAATTAACCAGGGCGCACGCAGCAATGCCCCGGCACTAACCCGAACGGCCCCGGCTGCAGTATGGGGTTGTCTTGCCCCACAGCAGAGGGGGGTCCCCGGGCACCCCGCGTGCCTCGGAGAGCACAAGGCCTGCTCGGAGAGCTGCTGGTGGTCTGAGAGCACAGGGTGACTTCTGAGGGTGTTTGGGAAGATGTGCCTCTGTCGGCATCACCAGGGCGGATGGCCAAGGTTTCCTTTGGTGGTGTCGGGGACCGTGCTAAATCCTATCACGCTCATCCCTTAGATCCCAAGCGCTGTGTGCAAAAACTCTGCATCTGGACTCACTGACTCACTGGGGATCTGGCTGCCAACACTAAGAGTACacaaatatgtgtgtgtgtgtatactgATGTATGTCTGCAACGGTATAGATATGTCATGTGCGTAGTGCTCGTTTATATGCCAAACTTGATAAGAGCAAGAGTGACAAAATACATGAAGTATTTGCTACCAGAGATATGATGGTTGGTATTAGCCCACCTAAACACTTCTGGGCCTGCAGAAAGCTCGGCTGTGCGGTACAGGCATTGCTACATTTCCGAGCGAGCGTGCCCAGCAATTAGCCAAACGACCCTTCTACACAAACACAACTTCACAAGAGCTCCAAAACACTTCGGGGGTCACGTTTCGTGGCCACCCAGTCACTTCCTGCACCTGTTAAATCACCCCTAAAGCAGGTTTCCGATATTTTCAGCAGAAGTCAAGCTGGGGTGGGATTCCCAGCAGAGCAGTTTCGCCTCTCTGGCCTCCAGCTTTCTGTTCGGCACGTACGTACCTggtgccacctccctgccccgcgtggagctgctgcagccggTGACATCCCAGGTTTTCATCCAGCAGAATCCAAATCTCGACAGTGTCGGTGTTCAACTGCGAAACGTGTGAGGGTATCTGGAAACAGCTGCCAAAGCgtcaatgaaaatgaaatctctggGTCTTTCTGCAGGGAAGCCTGGTCGGTTTCGCGTTTCTGTGAGTAGCCCCATGAGCAGGCAGAGTAAGCGTGCCGAACCCGCTTTTCATGGCAGCACGTCGTGGAGATGtttgggtggtggtggggatgcCCTGCGTGACCAGGGCTGCCCgagccctcctgccctgctcctgctctccacACACCCTTGTGGGGCGATCCCACACCTCTGGGGGGCAACTGAAGCTGAAGCTGCCCCCAGGAGGTGCCCACCAGCCTTGCACCCTGCTGCTCCGCTCCGGCTTCCCCGCCAGTTCACTCGACAGCAGGAAGAAGCCACCGCCGTGGGCACGCTTGTGGTCACCTTCATCTCTCCCTTGCCTCCCAATCCCTGCCTGGGAAATGCAGCCCCCCATCCTGCGGTGTTTTCA
This portion of the Oxyura jamaicensis isolate SHBP4307 breed ruddy duck chromosome 8, BPBGC_Ojam_1.0, whole genome shotgun sequence genome encodes:
- the RGS4 gene encoding regulator of G-protein signaling 4, whose translation is MCKGLAALPATCLKSAKDMKHRLGVLLQKSDSCDYSSSQGKKEKLSPSQRVSQEEVKKWAESLENLIHHDRGLAAFRAFLKSEYSEENIDFWVSCEEYKKTKSPAKLSPKARKIYDEFISVQATKEVNLDSCTREKTSHNMLEPTLSCFDEAQRKIFTLMEKDSYRRFLKSPYYLDLVSPPGAGCGPESCQRTHTHTLDCNSNIISQCA